One part of the Verrucomicrobiota bacterium genome encodes these proteins:
- a CDS encoding phosphate acyltransferase codes for MTFIEKIFDLLKRHPKRIVFPEGDDPVVMKAAEEFARMKLGAPILLGNRDLIRQHAEENGLTLNHVRLIDPTTSTELPAFTERMKKIARYQSMNDEEVEKLIINPNYFAAMMVQYSNADGFVGGNTITTGALLRPLMALIKPLPHMKTLSSCMIFETQNKQIGDHGVLYLADCGIIPEPTVDELADIGLETANLARQMSGLVPRVAYLAFSTKGSAKHKMTEKMAAAAALCKQKAEAIAFKIEVDGELQVDTAIDWEAGQEKAPDSTVAGQANVLIFPDLNAGNIASKLLKSVSGANAYGHMILGLDRPAADISRGSTWEDVLGLAALVGLRAVEYHKLYEDLY; via the coding sequence ATGACCTTTATCGAGAAAATATTTGATTTGCTGAAGCGCCATCCGAAACGGATTGTATTTCCTGAAGGCGATGACCCAGTGGTGATGAAAGCGGCTGAAGAGTTTGCCCGTATGAAGTTAGGTGCGCCCATTCTCTTGGGGAATCGGGACTTGATCCGACAGCATGCCGAGGAAAATGGATTGACCTTAAATCACGTCCGATTAATAGACCCTACGACTTCTACTGAACTTCCGGCTTTTACGGAAAGGATGAAAAAAATCGCCCGTTATCAATCAATGAATGACGAGGAAGTAGAAAAACTGATCATTAATCCTAATTATTTTGCTGCGATGATGGTGCAATATTCTAACGCGGATGGTTTTGTCGGTGGAAATACCATTACCACGGGGGCTCTATTGCGTCCGCTGATGGCACTGATTAAGCCATTGCCCCATATGAAAACTCTTTCGAGTTGTATGATTTTCGAAACACAGAATAAACAAATCGGCGACCACGGGGTGCTTTATCTTGCTGATTGTGGTATTATTCCAGAGCCTACAGTCGATGAGTTGGCAGATATCGGGCTTGAAACGGCAAATCTCGCCCGTCAAATGTCCGGTTTGGTTCCACGTGTGGCTTATTTGGCCTTCAGCACCAAGGGAAGTGCGAAACATAAAATGACTGAAAAGATGGCCGCCGCCGCCGCCCTGTGTAAACAAAAAGCCGAGGCAATTGCCTTCAAAATCGAAGTCGATGGTGAATTGCAGGTCGATACAGCTATTGATTGGGAAGCGGGCCAGGAAAAAGCACCAGATAGCACGGTTGCCGGGCAAGCCAATGTTCTGATTTTCCCTGATCTAAATGCGGGGAATATAGCCTCGAAACTCTTGAAGTCCGTTTCCGGTGCAAATGCTTATGGGCATATGATTCTAGGATTAGATCGTCCGGCTGCTGATATTAGCCGTGGATCCACATGGGAAGATGTCCTTGGGTTAGCCGCGCTTGTCGGCTTGCGTGCCGTCGAATATCATAAGCTTTACGAAGATCTCTACTAG
- a CDS encoding molybdenum cofactor biosynthesis protein MoaE, which produces MSHLTLPQNCTLIISREPITSAQPFYDSSSGAIIEFQGVVRSKEGEKQIKGIDYECFEEMARVQFSRLFFDALKCWPINTIHLQHRIGLVKTGEPSLYLRISAGHRAEAFAACQWIIDEMKKTVPIWKRPLD; this is translated from the coding sequence ATGTCGCATTTGACCCTACCACAGAATTGCACTTTGATTATTTCCCGTGAACCCATCACGTCGGCCCAGCCTTTTTATGATTCTTCATCAGGGGCGATTATTGAATTCCAAGGTGTCGTGCGTTCAAAAGAAGGTGAAAAACAAATCAAAGGAATCGATTATGAATGTTTTGAGGAGATGGCTCGTGTGCAATTTTCCCGTCTTTTCTTTGATGCGCTCAAATGTTGGCCTATCAATACAATCCACCTGCAACACAGGATAGGACTCGTCAAAACCGGCGAACCCTCCCTCTACCTCCGTATTAGTGCAGGACACCGTGCAGAAGCATTCGCCGCCTGCCAATGGATCATTGATGAAATGAAAAAAACGGTCCCCATCTGGAAAAGGCCGCTGGACTAA
- a CDS encoding MoaD/ThiS family protein, with translation MTVTIHFWAHLKDITKAESISRNLEVNSSISDLLTLVYEQYPKLTEWDKSILIANGTEYAQRGDLLQDGDIISLMPPVQGG, from the coding sequence ATGACAGTCACCATTCACTTTTGGGCCCATCTCAAAGACATTACCAAAGCCGAGTCCATTTCAAGAAACCTAGAAGTGAACAGCTCTATCTCGGACTTACTCACTTTGGTTTACGAGCAATATCCAAAACTCACAGAATGGGACAAATCAATCCTGATTGCCAACGGGACGGAATATGCACAACGTGGCGACCTGCTTCAGGATGGAGACATTATTTCACTCATGCCGCCGGTGCAAGGCGGCTAA
- the hpt gene encoding hypoxanthine phosphoribosyltransferase: MLEDIDQILFSEKDILKAVVIMGEQIEKVYKGRPLTVISILNGSMMFFTDLVRQIHMPLRVECLYAQSYQGNTESSGVINILTNHDFSVQDLDVLIIDDILDTGLTLSRVREELAMRGAREIKTAVMLTKNVERVRYVEPDFSGFEIADKFVVGYGLDYKGYYRNLPFIATLKESAIRKYA; this comes from the coding sequence ATGCTTGAGGATATTGACCAGATTCTTTTTTCCGAAAAAGATATCCTTAAAGCCGTTGTCATCATGGGAGAGCAAATCGAAAAAGTCTATAAGGGTCGGCCACTAACCGTGATCAGCATCCTCAATGGCAGTATGATGTTTTTTACTGACTTAGTCCGCCAAATCCACATGCCATTGAGGGTTGAATGCCTTTACGCCCAGAGTTATCAGGGCAATACGGAGTCTTCCGGGGTCATCAATATCCTCACAAATCATGATTTCAGTGTCCAGGATTTGGATGTGCTCATTATTGATGATATTCTCGATACGGGTTTAACTCTTTCACGTGTCAGGGAGGAACTCGCGATGCGTGGAGCCAGGGAAATCAAAACGGCCGTGATGCTCACAAAAAATGTCGAAAGGGTCCGGTATGTGGAACCAGATTTCTCCGGTTTTGAAATAGCCGATAAATTTGTGGTGGGTTATGGTCTTGATTATAAAGGTTATTACCGCAACCTCCCATTCATCGCCACACTGAAAGAATCAGCGATCCGCAAATACGCTTGA
- a CDS encoding L,D-transpeptidase family protein, with translation MRTALFAFAGLLLISTGASGQAVKATPLIPGDQVAVSIADTWNSVTGKLWLLDKQNNGEWKVSNGPWRVIYGKNGLAWGIGINPPQKGIQKVERDKRAPAGIFKIGTVYSNQAKPLKGAENWPFYQVTTSDAWIDNPKLPNYNHIIRINPANPPAWFKDQRMKPEDPTYTWRILIEHNYPDAKPGMGSAIFFHFQRGENIPSAGCTVMPVNNIETLLRWLDPVGKPVLVQLPQEEYIRLSKSWGLPDPKLLGL, from the coding sequence ATGAGAACGGCCCTATTTGCTTTTGCTGGCCTCTTGCTCATATCGACAGGTGCCTCCGGGCAAGCTGTTAAAGCCACCCCGCTCATTCCAGGTGACCAAGTAGCAGTATCAATCGCTGATACTTGGAACTCCGTGACCGGGAAATTATGGCTTTTGGACAAACAGAATAATGGGGAATGGAAAGTCTCAAATGGCCCGTGGCGTGTTATTTACGGTAAAAACGGATTAGCTTGGGGAATCGGAATCAATCCCCCACAAAAAGGAATCCAAAAAGTCGAGCGCGACAAACGCGCACCAGCTGGCATTTTTAAAATAGGCACTGTTTACAGTAACCAAGCTAAACCGCTCAAGGGTGCTGAAAACTGGCCTTTCTATCAAGTGACCACCTCCGATGCTTGGATCGATAATCCTAAGCTGCCAAATTATAACCATATCATCCGCATTAATCCCGCAAATCCACCAGCATGGTTCAAAGATCAGAGGATGAAACCGGAAGACCCCACTTATACTTGGCGTATTTTGATTGAGCACAATTATCCCGATGCCAAGCCCGGCATGGGGAGTGCTATTTTCTTCCATTTTCAACGCGGGGAAAATATTCCCAGTGCAGGGTGCACAGTCATGCCTGTGAATAATATCGAGACCTTGCTCCGCTGGCTCGATCCCGTAGGTAAACCAGTTCTGGTGCAACTCCCCCAAGAAGAATATATAAGGCTCTCGAAGAGCTGGGGATTGCCTGATCCAAAACTCTTAGGGCTTTAG